In Blastocatellia bacterium, the genomic window AGTTCATGAAGCTGAAGACGAGTACCTGTCGGCGCTGCTCATCAGCATCGAGATGCTCAAGACGGGGACGACGTGTTTTTTAGAGGCGGGGACTGTATGGTTTGTTGATCGGGTGGTCGAGGCGCTTGTCGAAGTTGGGATTCGCGCGCGCGTAGGGAAGTGGGTTTGGGACATGCCGCAGGAGCCGCGCGTCTATCGGCAGACGACCGATCAAGCGATCCGCAATCTTGAGCAGACACTGGTGCAATTTCGTTCGCAGGCTGAGGGTCGGGTGCAGGCCTGGAGCATGATCATCGGGCATACAACCTGCTCAGATGAGTTGATGAAGGCGGCCAAGCACTATGCTGACGCCTATCAGGTTGGCTTGAACATGCACATGTCGCCGGCGGCGATGGACCCCGAAGGATTTTTGCAACGCACTGGCCGACGGCCGCTGGAGCATATCGCTGAACTGGGTGTCCTGGGTCGCAATGTCGTACTGGTTCACATGGTGCACGTCAACGACGACGAGTTACGAATTGCGCGTGAGCATGAGGTGAACGTGGTGCATTGCCCAACGACGGCGCTCAAAGTTGCCTACGGCGTGACGCAGATTGGCAAGTTTCCTGAAATGCTGGAGGCGGGCGTGAACGTATGCCTGGGCTGTGATGGCAACAATGCCGCCAATTACATGGACATGTTGCGGGCCGCGTATTTGGCAGCCGGATTGTTCAAGGATGCGCGGCGAGACCCGAAGATGATTCCAGCAGAGGTGGCGTTTGAAATGGCCACGCGACATGGAGCCAAGGCGATGCTGATGGCCGATGAGATTGGTTCACTAGAAGCGGGCAAGAAGGCAGACATTGTTTTGTTTGATCGGCGTCGCCCGGAGTGGGTGCCATTGCACAATGTGGCCAATTCGTTGGTGTACTCGGCGACCGGCCAGAGCGTGGACACGGTGTTTGTAGACGGACGGATCGTTGTCGAGCAGGGGCGAATGACGACGGTAGATGAAGAGGAAATCTATCGGCGCGCGCAAGCGGCCGGAGAAGCCATCATTGCTCGAACCGGATTACCACGGAAGATGAAGTGGCCGGTTGTGTAACTAAAGACCGCAGGAGACGAACCGACAATGAAGGCGATCATCTATCATGAGTTCGGCGACGTTGATGTGTTGCGGTATGAAGATGTCCCGCTGCCTGAAATCAATGATGATGAGGTGTTGGTGCGCGTCCGCGCCGTTTCGCTCAATCACCTTGATCATCTGCAACGAAAGGGACCGGCCTGGCTTCCCGGCTTCAGCTTGCCACATATCGCCGGGATGGATGCTGCCGGTGAGGTTGAGCGCGTTGGGCAACAGGTTACCAATGTGAAGCCAGGTGATCGCGTAGTGATCAATCCT contains:
- a CDS encoding amidohydrolase, with translation MQQQVSPVDYLIVNGLLVTMDATRRVITDGAIAIRADRIVEVGKSAELIAKYAAKRVIDASSKVVTPGLINCHAHATGEPLTKGFVPDDTPFEENVFQWLCPLYSVHEAEDEYLSALLISIEMLKTGTTCFLEAGTVWFVDRVVEALVEVGIRARVGKWVWDMPQEPRVYRQTTDQAIRNLEQTLVQFRSQAEGRVQAWSMIIGHTTCSDELMKAAKHYADAYQVGLNMHMSPAAMDPEGFLQRTGRRPLEHIAELGVLGRNVVLVHMVHVNDDELRIAREHEVNVVHCPTTALKVAYGVTQIGKFPEMLEAGVNVCLGCDGNNAANYMDMLRAAYLAAGLFKDARRDPKMIPAEVAFEMATRHGAKAMLMADEIGSLEAGKKADIVLFDRRRPEWVPLHNVANSLVYSATGQSVDTVFVDGRIVVEQGRMTTVDEEEIYRRAQAAGEAIIARTGLPRKMKWPVV